In the Micrococcales bacterium genome, TTTTGGCGGTAGCGACCTTGGCACTATCTTCAGCCGAGACTCGCTGACCCAGCTTGGTGTTGCGCTTGTCGGAGTTGAAAAACGCCGGGTAGTGTTCGACCAACTCCGCCGGCACCCCAAGATCTTGGGAGAGCAGGGCTTCCCTGTCAGCTGTGAACAAACCGTAGGTCAATTCCAGGTCCAGCAGCCAGTTGTCCAGGTTGGTCGCAGGTGGTGGACCGGCTCGATAGATCAGGAACTTGGCGGCGGGTTCTTCCGAAAGCACCTGGACCTTTATGGCGAATTCGTCTGAGTCGACCCGCAGGACCGTCACGCCAGGCAGGTCAAACTGATCGAGTTGGCTTTTGAATTCGCCCTCTGGATCAGACCAAATCACTAGGCGGGAGGTTGGGTCCGCCCCGGCGAACCGCTGTTGGAGCTGGGCCTGGATCGAAGCCAGTGCGATCATCAGACACCATCCTCCGGCCTGAGTGGATGCTTGGGCCAGGTCCAGCCCTCGACGTCGCGGCGATTCTTCTCGATGGCGGGGATGGCAGCCACGGCCCGGCCCAGGCGCAGGTAGTTCACCAGAACACCGTCGTCAAGATCGAGGCGGAGGTTGCGGGAGACCAACGGGTAGAGCACATCGCGTTCGTAGTCTTGGCATTCGGTTAGCATCAAGGCCAGGTCATTGGCCTTTTTCTGGTCGGCGGCCTGGCCGGACGATTTCAGGGCGTTAGCCTCGGCTTGCAGCTTGGTCTGGAACTCCCGCAGGTAGTCGTTCAGTAGGTGGCTGAGCGTTTCCGGGGTGTAGCGGTGCAGGTAAATCAAGGCGTTGAAGGCGCCCTTGCCGTCGCGGCGGGTAGAAAAGAGCCAATAGATGGGCCGGCCTTTGTAGCGTTTGATGTGGTCGGCGTAAAAGTCTCTCAGGAAATACTGCCGCATTTGTTTGCCCAAGGTCTGGTCGATGTAGGCCAAGTTGTCGTCAAAGTGGTCTTGACCGAAAGCAACCCGCAGGAACTGGCGGCAACGGGCCACCACACCACCTTCAAACCAGGTCTCACCAGTGAAAGGAATGACGTTGTGAGCATTGGGTCTGAATCGGGGCTCTGGCACCTTGGCCAGGTAGTCGCCGAGTGACTCACCCTGGCTGGCCAGGATTAGGCCGGGTTGGTCCAACGAGTAGCGGCCAAAGATGCAGCCCACGGTGTAGCTCAGCAGCTCCTTGACCGATTCTTCGGCAAACAGGGTTTTGCGCTCGTCCTCATTCTTGCCCGGCCAGCGGAAGGCAGTGTTGCGGGTCAGCGAGACCCGTTCCAACGGCACTTCACAAGGAACCTCGTCTGCCAGGTCGTAGAGCTCGGCGACGGCCCGGTTGTTGGCCTCTTCCAGAGCCTGCTGCTGCGCAGAACGCTCGTCCCACACGGAACGATGCTCCTCTATGGCCTGCTCCATCGGGTGGTCGTTGCGCTGGGTGAGCAACGGATTGGCGCCGAAGTCCCACGAAGTCTCAAAGTCGTCCCAGTCACGCTTGGCCTCTGCCACCAGCGCCTCAATTGCCGCACCTCCTTCAAAGGATCTACATGGCACTGGCATCTTGGCAACGTATCCAGTGGGGAGGTGCAGGGTCGGAGCAATCGCCTGGAGAAGAGCTGCCGCCACAGCCGAGTTTAGAAGCGCCAAGAGCTTTGGATCGTCCTGGCCCGAAGAAAACAGCGACATGCCCACTACGTCGTGGATAAACCCTGGCGGAAAGCGACGGAACGCGGGGGCGCCGGACGTGACATCGGACCATGCCACCGAGGGCATGAAATAGGTGTCCGGATTCCGAAGCACCGAACGCGGGCGAAATCCCGTGAGTTCAGCTCCGTCGTTTTCCCAATTGACCACTTCTTGCTGGTTCCCATGCCAGCGACGGAATTCGCCTCCCTTGTTGTACGGGAACCAGCGCCGGCCGGTAGCCCTAGCTGCGGGCCGGTTGCGGCAGCCAATCGCCGTGTTGTCTTTGTCAATCTCCCACCACTGGCGCACAAAGCGCATTACGTCCCCTGTGGACAATCCTTGACACGGCTTGGCCACCTGGGCAATGGGCTGCCCCCGAGTGAAGGCTCGGCGCATCTTCTCCGAAAGCCAGTAGACGATGGGCGTGCCCGGGATGTGCCTGAAAGACTTCTGGTCCACCGCAAAACTGTTGTAGGCCCTGTCAAGGAAAAGCGCTTCGATCTTGTCAACTGACCTGACTTCAACGTGTTGCTCGAACAGCCTGCGGTAGACACCCTTTCGCCCGCTGGATCGCGCCTTTTGAACGATGAAGGCGACGGACCCGAAGTCGGATCCAAAGACCCCGCGCCCAAGGTGCGCCATCAAACAAAGGAAGTCTTCGCTGACCAGCCATTCCCGCAGGGTCTCAAATGATTTCAAAAACATCCACGAAGGCAGGTTGATGATCGCCCAAGTGCCCTGGTTGTGTGCCATTTCGTCGGCCCGGAGCATGAAAGCAGTCATCAGATCAGACCTGCCGCTCGGGTATTCGTCTCTCAGCCAGGTGGCGAGTGGGGTCGACATGTTGCGGGAGCCCATGTATGGCGGGTTGGTCACCACAACGGAGTACTGCCTGGCCAGGAATTCGGCCTGGTTCACCACCTGTTCCAGGCGTCCATCCAGGTCAACTTGATCAAAGGTCGGCGACTCGTGTTGGTCCCACCGCTCAGCCAGCCTGGCCTGGCTGTCCCCGCTGACGCCGTCAAACGGGGACAGGCCCCGCTGAGCCAACTGAGACTTGGCCAAGGCCAACCGGTCCGGATTGACCCGCAGCAGCGAGCCGAAGGTGTTGGCATGTTCGAAGGCGTTCCAGAATGCGGCCTGAGCGCCCGCATCCGCCTCGGGGTCGATCAGGCCATCGAGCTCGTCCGGTTTGACCTTGACCGGCTCGAGCACACAAACGCTGGGCCTGACGCCGGTGGTAAAGAAACGACGCTGCTTGGCCCTGGCCTTCATGCAGAGGGCAAAGGCCGCCAGCGCCCCGGCCCGCTCGTCAATCTCCAGACCAAAGAGGTTGTGGGTCAGGATCAACCCGGGGATCTTTGACGGGGCGTAGCCCTGCTCGGCGTAGATGGCATAGAGCAGGTCAAAGGCGTAGGTCAGCATGTGTCCCGAGCCGCAAGCCGGGTCGCATACAGTCAGTTCCTGTGGTGAGTCGATGTGGAGAAACTCGCCTAGGTCACCTTCCGGCGCTATGAGGTGCTCCATCTGCTGGGCCAGCTGGGATTCGGGGTGGTTCAGCAGCCACAACCGGCCCACTGAGTTCTGTACCAAGTAGCGGACAATCCAATCCGGTGTGAACAGCTGTGTGGCCGGCGGGATCTCATTGGGACCGGCTTTGAGGCCTTTCTTGAAACCGGCCATGACCTGGTTTTTGCGCTCTGCGATGTAGTACTGGTAAAGCCAGCCAATAACCTCGACATCCTGGCAGTCTTCTGGTGCCAGGCACTGCACAGCCTGATCCAAGACTGAGCCTTCTACCAGCAGGTTGGCCGGCATTAGCAGGCTGGTGTAGTTGCCCTCCGGCTGGAACATAAGGGGCATGGACTTGGACCAGTAGGCGCAGTGGGCAGCCAACACCAGGCCGTAGGCCTCCCCTTGGGGATCACTCGAGGGCACAGAGCCATTCAGCAGCCCGGTGATACGCTGGCGGGTCTCAGCCTTGCAGTAGACCTCGGGGTCGAAGTCACCGCGCTTGACCACCGCCAGTGATGCTGGCTGGCCGGCAGGAAAACCCTCCGGCGGCGAAACCACCGGGGTGTTGGTGTAGCGGTTAGCGTCCATGAAACGCAGAGCCACGATCCGGTTGAACCAGACATAGGCCTGTTGTTCGGTGACATACTGGCGACCGGCTTTCCCACCGCCATGTGCCGCAATCACTTTCTCCAGGGCTCTTACCGCCTCAGACGCTTCGACCCTGGCGGTGGACGAGGCCGCCAAGACAATGCCCACCCGAGCCGCAACCTGCTGGACTAGCTCAGTGCGAGACGATGTGGCAAAGGCCTCAAGCTTGCGGCGGTCAATCACAAAGAAATCCTCTTGCCCTGGTCGATCGCCTGTTGCAAGGTGACACGCAATTCCTCAACGTAAGCGTCGACATCGGCCACGGTCTGCAACACCTTAGGCGCGGGAGCGGGCAAGGACCTGATCGACACAATGGGCGCAGCCCGGGGCGTTGGGCCTGCCTCTTTGGGCCCGGCCGGCTCCAGCAGTTCAAGTATTTCCAGGAAACCTTGTGCGGCAAACTCCTCTCGGAGCTGCTTGATCACAGGGATGCTGGTAGCCGCAGCCACCGCCGCAAGAACCCTCTCCTGGATCTGCTGGACTTGCCCCAGCACCTCAGGCGAAGCCTGCTCGAGCACATCGCCTTGGACCGTGACATCGATCCGGGCACTGATCTGTTCAAGCGCGGCCTCGCGTTCGGCGTTGACGATGGCGCCGGCGGCCACTTTGAAAGCAGCCGCCGCGTCTTTCAGCCGGTTGGCCCCGGTGCGGATCAAGTTCGGGTCGGCTAGTAAAGCCTCGACACGCTCGGCCTGACCGTCGGTTAGGTAGCGCCGGTTGTCCTGGTTGGCGGCCAGGAGGTGGCTGGCTTCATCGAAGACGTCCTTTTGCGACGAATTCAGGAACGAGCTGATTGGGTCGATGAAGTCCTGCTTGGCCTCAAGCAACTGGTCGATGTAATCGGTGAACTGGTCCAAGTACCAGCTGGTGGGTCGGTTGACCACCTGGGTCAACCGGGAGATGGGCTGATCAAGGCCGTTAATGAACGGGTAGCTGCCGTGAGCGGACCGGAGAGCCTCAAGGCGGCGCAGCTCGTCCTCCAGGCGCAGCTTCACCTGGGCGGCCAAGTCTCTGGGGTCAACCGTGGCGATATTCTCCGCAGAGAACTCTTGAACAAATGTGCGGACTTGGTTGACCTTGGCCTGGTCGAACTGGCGCTGCTCGGTGACCTCGACATTGGGATGATTGGCGGTGTTGCGCAGCACCTCGGCAACTTGCGTGCGGGCCAACTCCGAGCCGTCCAGGTGTAGGGTCACCTGGTCGGTGGCAAACAGCTTGGCAATGACGCAAAGAATGGCCCCGGGCGGCCAGCCGTAGGGGCGGTCCTCAAACTGTTCCATGATCTTCTTTACCGTGACCATGGCGCCCTGGGCGCGCTGCTGGTTGATGTAGGACGCCAGCTCGGCGGCTGGCGGCTGGAGCTTGTCAAAGTCGCCGGCCAGCAACACAGGGTCGTTGGCCAGCACCTTGGCGATATCCGGTTCGGAATAGGCCACTCCGCCCAGGTCAGGCAGCCGGGTGTAGAAAGTGGCCACCAGCTGGCCAACGCCCTCGTCTAGGCGGGCCTCTGGTTCCGTGGCCGTGACGGCAACCTGGGCGCCGTTGATGACCATGGTCGAGTTGGCCAAGGCGCCCCGGATTCGTTTGACCAGTTCGTCACGACGCTGTCGGTTGAGTCGAGTTCTTGATTCGAGGATGTAGCGCCGGGTTTCGGTCAACCCAGAATGCATGGTCAGCTTGACGTACTTGTCAGTCTGGAGGTGGAGCTTCAGATCTCCGTAGAGCCTGGGGTCATGCGCCAGGACCACCCTTAGCTCAGGCCGGCCCATCGACTGGGCCTTGATGATGTCTTGGTCCTGCCCCAGCGCCGGGGAAATGTAGTGCACGGACAAAGTGTGTTGCCGGCCGTATGCAGAGTCATCAAGCTGGAGACCATATTTGAAGACCCGGCCGGTGGCGGCATGGGTCCATGAGTTGGTCTTGGCGACATCCTCGACAATCAGCTTGGCCAGCAGGCCAGAAATCTCGCCGGAATCCACGCCGGTGCCCTTGATCTCTTGCTCAATGTCCTGTTCTTCGTTGGTCAAATACTCATAGCTCGAACCACTTCGCTGAACGTAGGTTTCCCGCTCCAAAGTGTCCAGGGCCAAGCGGACCTCTTCACCCAGAACAGTCAGATCTTGGCCAAAGTGGTCAATCAGTAGGACCGCGAGGTTACGTGGCGTGGCCTTGAAACCCTCGACGTATTTGACCAAGAACAGGGCCATGAGCAGGCGGATGGCGGTCTCGCTGCCGGCCGGAAGGAGGTTTTGGGCGGTGGTGAGGTTGCGGGTGGCCGTGGACTTGACCGACTTGGCGATACCAGCAAACATGGCGTCGAGCGAAACCAGGGCGCCAACTGGCCGGGTGGTCATCTGCTTGCCGACCTCCTGAACCACCCCTAGCATTGACCGCTCACCAACGGAAGAATGCCGTCCTTCAAAGACGTTGTGGAGTGACAGCCCAATTAGGGCATCCTGGAAGAGCGCCAGCTGGTAAGGGACAAAGGGATAAAGGTCGGTGAAATCGTCCTGGTCTGAGTAGTTGCGATAGGACTTGGCCCCGTCAACGAAGTCGAAAAGGGTGCGGAAATTGGGCCGCTGTTGGTGGTACAACCCGGCAAAGCTGCCGGCCGCCGCGTCGGTCTTATCCAACAAACGCCGCTTGATGACCTCCTCAAGGTCGCGGCTAGTTAGTCTCATTGGAGCGACGAAACGAGCCTGGATTTTGGAGAAGTCATTGGCCTGTGTCTTGGTCCGGTCGCCAATCACCCCCTCAATGTCTTCCTGACTGGTGACAAAGACCCAGGCCCGGCCGTGGCAGCGCGTGGCCAGCGACTCAACAATCGTTTGGAGGTTCAGCATCAGCTTGGTGTTGGTGCCAATGAACTGACCCACTTCATCGGCCATGAACAACAGACGGTGGTCGGGTGACTGGCCGTCCAACCAGTCCTTGACCTCATCCGCGAACTCTTCAATCGAGAGGGTGTACTTGTCCTCGTAGCGACCTAGGATGCTGTCACTTGGTGGCTCGCCGGTGACCATGGACCAGGCCTGAGTGACGGCGTGCTCTTGGAGAATGCCCTCTTCGCGACCCTGAGCCCAAGGAACACCGGCGATCTGCTCGAAGGCTTGGCGGAACTGGTCCAGCAAACCCCGCCGGTCCAAGTCTCGTTCAAACCGGGCGACCGAGGGGTCATTGCCGTAGTATCCCCTGACCTCGTTGAACACCTTGAGGAAGACCTGAAGCAAGGCATCTGTCTGGCTCTTGTCGATGAGCGGTGCTTTTTGGTCGATGTTGAACAACAAGGTGGTGGCTGGGATCGAGGCCGCCTTGCCCAGCGCGGCCGTCAGCATTGAATCGCCA is a window encoding:
- the pglX gene encoding BREX-1 system adenine-specific DNA-methyltransferase PglX gives rise to the protein MIDRRKLEAFATSSRTELVQQVAARVGIVLAASSTARVEASEAVRALEKVIAAHGGGKAGRQYVTEQQAYVWFNRIVALRFMDANRYTNTPVVSPPEGFPAGQPASLAVVKRGDFDPEVYCKAETRQRITGLLNGSVPSSDPQGEAYGLVLAAHCAYWSKSMPLMFQPEGNYTSLLMPANLLVEGSVLDQAVQCLAPEDCQDVEVIGWLYQYYIAERKNQVMAGFKKGLKAGPNEIPPATQLFTPDWIVRYLVQNSVGRLWLLNHPESQLAQQMEHLIAPEGDLGEFLHIDSPQELTVCDPACGSGHMLTYAFDLLYAIYAEQGYAPSKIPGLILTHNLFGLEIDERAGALAAFALCMKARAKQRRFFTTGVRPSVCVLEPVKVKPDELDGLIDPEADAGAQAAFWNAFEHANTFGSLLRVNPDRLALAKSQLAQRGLSPFDGVSGDSQARLAERWDQHESPTFDQVDLDGRLEQVVNQAEFLARQYSVVVTNPPYMGSRNMSTPLATWLRDEYPSGRSDLMTAFMLRADEMAHNQGTWAIINLPSWMFLKSFETLREWLVSEDFLCLMAHLGRGVFGSDFGSVAFIVQKARSSGRKGVYRRLFEQHVEVRSVDKIEALFLDRAYNSFAVDQKSFRHIPGTPIVYWLSEKMRRAFTRGQPIAQVAKPCQGLSTGDVMRFVRQWWEIDKDNTAIGCRNRPAARATGRRWFPYNKGGEFRRWHGNQQEVVNWENDGAELTGFRPRSVLRNPDTYFMPSVAWSDVTSGAPAFRRFPPGFIHDVVGMSLFSSGQDDPKLLALLNSAVAAALLQAIAPTLHLPTGYVAKMPVPCRSFEGGAAIEALVAEAKRDWDDFETSWDFGANPLLTQRNDHPMEQAIEEHRSVWDERSAQQQALEEANNRAVAELYDLADEVPCEVPLERVSLTRNTAFRWPGKNEDERKTLFAEESVKELLSYTVGCIFGRYSLDQPGLILASQGESLGDYLAKVPEPRFRPNAHNVIPFTGETWFEGGVVARCRQFLRVAFGQDHFDDNLAYIDQTLGKQMRQYFLRDFYADHIKRYKGRPIYWLFSTRRDGKGAFNALIYLHRYTPETLSHLLNDYLREFQTKLQAEANALKSSGQAADQKKANDLALMLTECQDYERDVLYPLVSRNLRLDLDDGVLVNYLRLGRAVAAIPAIEKNRRDVEGWTWPKHPLRPEDGV
- the brxC gene encoding BREX system P-loop protein BrxC, giving the protein MNPAPLIADIFAKDINRPIEGVIKADDAANLATEIDEYVLTGETASALLDLLDSYNSSGSGGNGVWISGFFGSGKSHLLKMLAHLLGDVAGQSITRQDVVVTFAGKAIGDSMLTAALGKAASIPATTLLFNIDQKAPLIDKSQTDALLQVFLKVFNEVRGYYGNDPSVARFERDLDRRGLLDQFRQAFEQIAGVPWAQGREEGILQEHAVTQAWSMVTGEPPSDSILGRYEDKYTLSIEEFADEVKDWLDGQSPDHRLLFMADEVGQFIGTNTKLMLNLQTIVESLATRCHGRAWVFVTSQEDIEGVIGDRTKTQANDFSKIQARFVAPMRLTSRDLEEVIKRRLLDKTDAAAGSFAGLYHQQRPNFRTLFDFVDGAKSYRNYSDQDDFTDLYPFVPYQLALFQDALIGLSLHNVFEGRHSSVGERSMLGVVQEVGKQMTTRPVGALVSLDAMFAGIAKSVKSTATRNLTTAQNLLPAGSETAIRLLMALFLVKYVEGFKATPRNLAVLLIDHFGQDLTVLGEEVRLALDTLERETYVQRSGSSYEYLTNEEQDIEQEIKGTGVDSGEISGLLAKLIVEDVAKTNSWTHAATGRVFKYGLQLDDSAYGRQHTLSVHYISPALGQDQDIIKAQSMGRPELRVVLAHDPRLYGDLKLHLQTDKYVKLTMHSGLTETRRYILESRTRLNRQRRDELVKRIRGALANSTMVINGAQVAVTATEPEARLDEGVGQLVATFYTRLPDLGGVAYSEPDIAKVLANDPVLLAGDFDKLQPPAAELASYINQQRAQGAMVTVKKIMEQFEDRPYGWPPGAILCVIAKLFATDQVTLHLDGSELARTQVAEVLRNTANHPNVEVTEQRQFDQAKVNQVRTFVQEFSAENIATVDPRDLAAQVKLRLEDELRRLEALRSAHGSYPFINGLDQPISRLTQVVNRPTSWYLDQFTDYIDQLLEAKQDFIDPISSFLNSSQKDVFDEASHLLAANQDNRRYLTDGQAERVEALLADPNLIRTGANRLKDAAAAFKVAAGAIVNAEREAALEQISARIDVTVQGDVLEQASPEVLGQVQQIQERVLAAVAAATSIPVIKQLREEFAAQGFLEILELLEPAGPKEAGPTPRAAPIVSIRSLPAPAPKVLQTVADVDAYVEELRVTLQQAIDQGKRISL